The Streptomyces sp. NBC_00335 DNA window CGCGCGCCAGGCGCACGAACAGCGAGGCGTTGTACGCGAGACGCGTGACGCGCTGCGGCTCGGTGCGCAGGAGGCGCAGCGCGGTCAGGGAGGCGGCGGTGTCGGCCGGGGTCATGCCCGCGCTGTAGACGAAGCCCGGCACGGTGTAGCGCAGGTACTCGATGACCGGGCGGCTCCCGGCGACGTAGCCGCCGCAGCTGGCCAGGGCCTTGGACAATGTGCCCGACCACAGATCGACGGCCGAGCGCTCGGTGGGGTGGTACTCGCCGATGCCGCGCCCCGTCGCGCCGATCGTGCCGATGCTGTGGGCCTCGTCGATCATCAGCAGCGCGCCGTGGCGGCGCTTGACCTCGATGAGGGCGGGCAGGTCGGCGATGTCACCGTCCATGCTGTAGACGCCTTCGATGACGACGAGCACCCGCCGGTACTGGTGGCGGACCTGGCTGAGCAGGGCGTCGAGTGCGGCGGCGTCGTTGTGGGGGAACGGCCGCCGGGTCGCGCCGGAGAGCTTGCAGCCCTGCAGGATGCTGTCGTGGGCGAGGGAGTCGTGGACGACGAGGTCGCCGGGGCCGACGAGGTGCCCGATCACGGTGACGTTGGTGGCGTGCCCGTTGGCCAGGGTGAGCGCGGATTCGCATCCGAGCAGTCCGGCGAGTTCCGCTTCGAGTTCCAGGTGGAGCGGACGGCTGCCGGACAGCAGCCGGCTGGCGGACACCGAGGTGCCGTAGCGCTCGACCGCCTCCTTGGCGGCCGCCTTCACCGACGGGTCGGTCGCCAGGCCCAGGTAGTTGTAGCTGGAGAAGGAGACGAGTTCCCGGCCGTCGATGACCGTCGTGTCCGTCATACCGGCCTCGTGGACGAGGAAGTACGGGTTGGAGAGTCCCAGCCCGGCCAGCAGGGCGATCCGCTCGCCGTGGGCGGTGACCTCCGGGAAACGGTCGATCCGCGTGTGCTCCTCCGGCGCGGCCGGGGCCTCCGCCGGCTGGTCCGGGGGCGTCGGGACCACGTGCAGCCGGGGGGAGTCCGCTGCCGCGGGCGGGTCGGGAGCCACCACGACCGGCGTCGGGTCGGCGGAGATTGCCGGAGGCGTCCCGTCACCGTGTCCGGCGCGCTGCCCGGGGACGGGCGTCTCGGCCGTGGGCTCCGGGCAGACACCCGTGATCAGCGCGGTGAGCCGGGCGACGGTCGGCCGGTCGGCGGCCCGCTCGTCGAAGGTCCACTGCGGCCACTGCCGGGTGAGGGAGGTGAACAGGTCGGTCAGCATCAGCGAATCGAAACCGAGGTCGTCGATCAGCAGTTGGTCGTTGCTCAGCTGCTCCACCGGGAAGGCGCTGACCCGGGCGACCTGCGCGAGCACGGCTTCGGTGACCTCGCCGGTGACCTCGTCGGCCGCTGCGCGCGGGGCGGGCCGGCCGGCCGAGTCGGCGGCAGGGGTCGCGGACTCTTCGAGGGCCGCGGCAGCGGGTACGGCCGGGGCAGCGGGCACCGGCGCGGGGAGCGTCGCCGTGAGGCGGGCGAGCAGATCCGCCTGCTGCTGGACCAGCTGGAGCAGTTCGTCCATCGGCGTGTTCGCCGGGTCGTGCGTCGGGGCGTTCATCGAGGTCTCCTCGGGCTGTGCGAGTTCTACGGGCTCTACGGTCCGTACGGGCTCGGCGGACCGCACGCGCTGCGGCGCGGGCGAGGCGGCGGCCGGGTCCTGCTTCGTGGCACGCCTGGTCGCCACCCAGTAGGACTGGGTCGCGAGCCGGGCCACCGGCAGGTCCAGCAGCCGGCGGTCCTCCTCGGCGATCAGGGCGCGCGGGTCGACCGGGACGCCCAGGACCGCGAGCCGGGCGAGTGCCAGGACGAAGGTGCGCCCGCCGTCGGCCGTCCCCTCGACGGGGACGACGTGGACGTCGTCGTGGCCGGTGAGGTTGCGGCGGACCGAGGTGAGGAGCGAGTTGCCGCCCGTCACCTGGAGGAACACGCGGGCGCCCTGCTCGTAGGCGGTGCGGACGGCGTCGCCGAAGAGGACCGGCGCGGACGCGTGACGGGTCCACAGCTCGCGCAGCCGGTCGGGGTCGGTGCAGACCTCGGCGTTCACGGACGAGACGAACGGCAGGACGGGGCTGGTGATCGGGCGGGCGGTGAGGCCCGAACGGATGGTGTCCTCTACGGCGGCCAGGTGCGGCGAGTGGAAGGCGTTGGACACGTCGAGCGTCGCCGTCGCGACCCCGGCTTCCGCGCAGGCCTCGCGCAGGGCGGCGAGTCCTTCCGGAGTGCCGCTGACCACGATCTGACGCGGCTGGTTGAAGCAGGCGAGCCACACGCCGTCGATCCCGTTCGTGAGCCGGCGGCAGGTCTCCTCGTCGGCCTGCACGGCGAGCATCCCGCCCGGGAAGCGGGACTCCGCCTGCCGGAGGGTCGCACCCCGGTGGACCAGCAGCCGGACCGTGTCCACGTGCGTGAGCGCTCCGGCGGCCGCGGCCGCTGCGAACTCCCCGGCGCTGTGCCCGAGAGCGAGGTCGGGACGGATGCCGCAGTCGGCGAGGACGCGGGTGGCGGCGATCTGGACGGTACCGAGCAGGGGCTGGCACACCTCGGTGGCGGCGAGCCGCTTCCTGAGCTCGTCGGTGTCGCCGTGGGACCGGGCCTCATCGCCGTACAGCAGGTCGGAGAGGTCGAAGCCGACGTCCCCGCGGGCCACGGCGTCGAGGACGGCCACGGCCGACCGGAAGGCGGGGAACCGCTCGTGGAGGTCCCGCATCATGCCCGGCCGCTGGCTGCCCTGGCCGGGGAAGAGGAAGGCCACGCGGCGCTGCGCGGCCGGCAGCGGGTTGTCCGCGGCGAAGGCGCCCTCGCCGAGGTCGCCGCGCGCGCCGGCCAGGAGCTGCTCACGGGCGTGGTGCAGCCGCTCGACGAACGCGTCCGTGCCGGTGGCCACGATCGCGAGCCGGGCCGTCAGCGGCTCCCGGGAGCCGAGGGTGTGGGCCACAGCGGCCAGCGGGGCACGGTCCGCCGTGTCGAGTGCGTCGAGCACGTCGCCGATGTGCTGGTCCAGCAGTTCGGCGTTGCCGGCCGAGAGGAGGACGAGGTGGGCTCGGGCGTCGCGGGTGCTTCCGGCGTCTGCGGTGCCTCCGGCTTCTCCGGTGTCTTCCGTGTCTCCGCCGTCTTCGGCGCGGTCCGGGAAGTGACCGGGGGCCGGTTCGGGGCGCTCCTCCAGCACCACGTGGACGTTGGTGCCGCCGAAGCCGAACGAGCTGACGGCGGCACGTCGCGGAGCACCGGTGTCCGGAAAGGGCAGTGCGGTGGCC harbors:
- a CDS encoding type I polyketide synthase; this translates as MTDIAIVGLGCRFPGAPDIRTYWKLLMSAERQFSAVPGERWNHGTFHDPGNRSAPNASYTDQVAFLKDLDRFDAAHYGVPPARARAMDPQHRLMLDVTREALADAGMGRGDFDRENTGVFFGISVSDYKDLMTAPLRAITLAEAEAEAEAAADDGAEAGGATAKERARQLGTIDAFTLPGSLLNMAAGTVSRHFDLGGPSFAVDAACSGSLVALDQAIAQVRSGSCRIALVGGVYLNLTPDSLVGFSRLRALSAAGVCRPFDAEADGFVLGEGAGVVVVKPLADALAEGDRVYAVIKGIGSANDGASPGPLVPTSEGQLRAMHRAYEDAGVAPSSVGFLEAHGTGTAAGDRAETEALRRLRTEYPDDDPALCYLGAGKALIGHSLAAAGIAGLIKTALVVHHRTIVPQPATTPHPDLAISAAGLRFAATALPFPDTGAPRRAAVSSFGFGGTNVHVVLEERPEPAPGHFPDRAEDGGDTEDTGEAGGTADAGSTRDARAHLVLLSAGNAELLDQHIGDVLDALDTADRAPLAAVAHTLGSREPLTARLAIVATGTDAFVERLHHAREQLLAGARGDLGEGAFAADNPLPAAQRRVAFLFPGQGSQRPGMMRDLHERFPAFRSAVAVLDAVARGDVGFDLSDLLYGDEARSHGDTDELRKRLAATEVCQPLLGTVQIAATRVLADCGIRPDLALGHSAGEFAAAAAAGALTHVDTVRLLVHRGATLRQAESRFPGGMLAVQADEETCRRLTNGIDGVWLACFNQPRQIVVSGTPEGLAALREACAEAGVATATLDVSNAFHSPHLAAVEDTIRSGLTARPITSPVLPFVSSVNAEVCTDPDRLRELWTRHASAPVLFGDAVRTAYEQGARVFLQVTGGNSLLTSVRRNLTGHDDVHVVPVEGTADGGRTFVLALARLAVLGVPVDPRALIAEEDRRLLDLPVARLATQSYWVATRRATKQDPAAASPAPQRVRSAEPVRTVEPVELAQPEETSMNAPTHDPANTPMDELLQLVQQQADLLARLTATLPAPVPAAPAVPAAAALEESATPAADSAGRPAPRAAADEVTGEVTEAVLAQVARVSAFPVEQLSNDQLLIDDLGFDSLMLTDLFTSLTRQWPQWTFDERAADRPTVARLTALITGVCPEPTAETPVPGQRAGHGDGTPPAISADPTPVVVAPDPPAAADSPRLHVVPTPPDQPAEAPAAPEEHTRIDRFPEVTAHGERIALLAGLGLSNPYFLVHEAGMTDTTVIDGRELVSFSSYNYLGLATDPSVKAAAKEAVERYGTSVSASRLLSGSRPLHLELEAELAGLLGCESALTLANGHATNVTVIGHLVGPGDLVVHDSLAHDSILQGCKLSGATRRPFPHNDAAALDALLSQVRHQYRRVLVVIEGVYSMDGDIADLPALIEVKRRHGALLMIDEAHSIGTIGATGRGIGEYHPTERSAVDLWSGTLSKALASCGGYVAGSRPVIEYLRYTVPGFVYSAGMTPADTAASLTALRLLRTEPQRVTRLAYNASLFVRLAREAGIDVGDSHDTPVVPCIVGDSLKTLKLAEALFQQGISVNPILYPAVPEEMARLRFFITSDHTPDQIRQAVTALEGALRQPDADPATAAPAPAPAVA